A genomic segment from Idiomarina piscisalsi encodes:
- a CDS encoding Na(+)-translocating NADH-quinone reductase subunit C, producing the protein MSNKNESLGKTIGVVLALCLVCSILVAGSAVALKPMQEKNAALAMQRNILNAAGILEEGMDIPSVYDERINALVVSLKDYQVLQDKDPKEFDNRKAAGDPETSTKLDKSEDIAGLGTMENMTEVYLVMDENGQRNGAVLHIRGQGLWGTMYGLISLEDDLNTVRGVNFYEHAETPGLGGEITNPSWVKTWEGKEIFGDDGKVKFDLVKGGASGEHEVDALSGATLTSNGVDALIDFWMGDKAYGPLLEKLRKGELTNG; encoded by the coding sequence ATGTCTAATAAGAATGAAAGCTTAGGCAAAACAATAGGTGTAGTGCTGGCGCTGTGTTTGGTGTGCTCGATCTTAGTAGCAGGCTCAGCGGTAGCGCTTAAGCCAATGCAAGAGAAAAACGCCGCACTCGCAATGCAACGCAATATCTTAAATGCTGCGGGTATTTTAGAAGAAGGTATGGACATTCCTTCGGTCTACGACGAGCGTATTAACGCATTGGTTGTCAGTCTTAAAGACTATCAAGTTTTACAAGACAAGGACCCAAAAGAGTTTGATAACCGTAAAGCCGCCGGCGACCCGGAAACCAGCACAAAGCTTGATAAAAGTGAAGATATCGCTGGTTTAGGTACCATGGAAAACATGACCGAAGTTTACTTAGTCATGGATGAGAATGGTCAACGTAACGGCGCTGTTTTACATATCCGCGGGCAAGGACTGTGGGGCACTATGTACGGTTTAATCTCTTTGGAAGATGATTTAAACACGGTACGCGGCGTTAATTTTTATGAACATGCCGAGACTCCTGGACTGGGTGGTGAAATTACTAATCCAAGTTGGGTTAAAACCTGGGAAGGTAAAGAGATTTTCGGCGACGACGGAAAAGTGAAGTTTGACTTGGTTAAAGGCGGGGCTTCTGGCGAGCACGAAGTTGATGCGTTGTCAGGCGCAACCTTAACCAGTAACGGTGTTGACGCACTTATCGACTTTTGGATGGGTGACAAAGCTTACGGTCCGTTACTTGAAAAACTTCGCAAAGGGGAGTTGACCAATGGCTAG
- a CDS encoding BolA family protein — protein MSVSLKIENKLRDAFAPVHLEVQDESHMHSGGPNAESHFKVVLVTPKFSGERLINRHRAVNKILADELMNDIHALALHTYTEGEWEQVSGTAPRSPNCMGGSKVAAH, from the coding sequence ATGTCAGTAAGCTTAAAAATTGAAAATAAACTTCGCGATGCGTTCGCACCGGTGCACCTTGAGGTGCAGGATGAAAGTCATATGCACTCAGGTGGTCCTAACGCAGAGTCGCACTTCAAAGTTGTGTTGGTAACGCCCAAGTTTAGTGGCGAAAGACTGATTAATCGGCACCGTGCAGTAAACAAAATTTTAGCTGATGAGCTGATGAATGATATTCACGCGCTGGCGCTGCACACTTATACTGAAGGCGAGTGGGAACAGGTTTCCGGAACGGCGCCACGTTCGCCTAATTGCATGGGCGGCTCGAAAGTCGCGGCGCATTAA
- the fabV gene encoding enoyl-ACP reductase FabV — MVIKPKIRGFICTNAHPVGCAENVKREIRYIKQQPPIENAPKNVLVIGCSTGYGLASRITAAFGGQAHTLGVCFEKEPTEKKTATAGWYNTAAFHQEAEKEGLKFHSINGDAFSDEIKQESIEYIKDNMGKIDLVVYSLASPKRKDPDSGELYSSVLKPIGKQYTTKTYNTDKDQVHEVTLDPATDDDIANTVKVMGGEDWERWIKALHDAGLLANDCQTTAYTYIGKKLTWPIYGHATIGRAKEDLDRASSALDDTYKDVNLKAYVSSLKALVTQASSAIPVMPLYISLIYGVMKEEGTHEGCIEQIYRLFTEGLYAENPELDDAGRLHMDGYETNDKTQAKVEALWDKVTQENFHDLADYEGYHNDFLNLFGFGFENVDYDADVNPKVNW; from the coding sequence ATGGTTATTAAGCCTAAAATCAGAGGGTTTATTTGTACAAACGCACATCCGGTCGGTTGCGCCGAAAATGTTAAACGTGAAATTCGTTATATCAAGCAGCAACCTCCTATCGAAAACGCACCGAAAAACGTGCTTGTTATTGGGTGCTCCACTGGCTATGGATTAGCGTCACGTATTACCGCCGCTTTTGGTGGTCAAGCACATACGCTTGGCGTGTGTTTTGAAAAAGAACCGACAGAAAAGAAAACAGCCACCGCAGGCTGGTACAACACTGCAGCTTTTCATCAGGAAGCTGAAAAAGAAGGTCTTAAATTCCACTCAATTAACGGTGATGCGTTCTCAGATGAAATAAAACAAGAGAGCATCGAGTACATCAAAGACAACATGGGCAAAATTGACCTTGTTGTTTATAGCTTAGCGTCACCTAAGCGCAAAGATCCTGACAGCGGTGAGCTTTATAGCTCTGTGCTTAAGCCAATTGGTAAGCAATACACGACGAAAACCTATAATACCGATAAAGATCAGGTGCACGAAGTGACACTTGACCCAGCGACTGATGACGATATTGCAAATACCGTAAAAGTCATGGGTGGTGAAGACTGGGAGCGTTGGATTAAAGCTCTGCACGATGCCGGCCTTCTGGCGAATGACTGTCAGACAACCGCTTATACCTATATCGGTAAGAAATTGACTTGGCCTATTTATGGCCATGCAACGATTGGTCGTGCAAAAGAAGATCTCGACAGAGCCTCATCTGCGCTAGATGACACTTATAAAGACGTTAACCTGAAAGCTTACGTGTCTTCATTAAAAGCACTGGTAACACAAGCTAGCTCCGCTATTCCTGTGATGCCGCTTTATATTTCGCTAATCTATGGCGTAATGAAAGAAGAGGGCACGCACGAAGGCTGTATTGAGCAAATTTATCGATTGTTCACAGAAGGGCTTTATGCTGAAAACCCAGAGCTTGACGATGCAGGGCGCCTTCACATGGATGGTTATGAAACCAATGATAAAACACAAGCTAAAGTGGAAGCGCTTTGGGATAAGGTGACCCAGGAGAATTTCCACGATTTAGCGGACTACGAGGGTTACCACAACGACTTTTTAAACCTGTTTGGCTTTGGTTTTGAGAATGTTGACTACGATGCTGATGTAAATCCAAAAGTAAACTGGTAA
- a CDS encoding NADH:ubiquinone reductase (Na(+)-transporting) subunit B has product MSLKDTLERIEPQFEKGGKYEKWYALYEAVATILYTPGTVTKSSTHVRDRIDLKRIMILVWMMTFPAMFWGMYNVGNQAAIALADGYALSDAWQVGLFHLFGGEFGADAGWGTKMWYGACWYLPIYAVTFIFGGFWEVLFATIRKHEVNEGFFVTSVLFSLILPATTPLWQVALGITFGVVIGKEIFGGTGRNFLNPALTGRAFLYFAYPASMSGDSIWTAVDGFSGATNLGAAALGNLNYGDTALWWDAFLGNIQGSVGEVSTLMILIGGLALIYFRIASWRIVAGVFVGMVLFSGLLNLIGSDTNPMFAMPWYWHLVLGGFAFAMMFMATDPVSASFTNKGKFAYGLLIGFMTVMIRVINPAFPEGIMLAILFANVFAPLFDYFVAQANIKRRLARNV; this is encoded by the coding sequence ATGAGCTTGAAAGATACTCTTGAACGTATTGAGCCGCAGTTTGAGAAAGGCGGCAAATACGAGAAGTGGTATGCGCTTTACGAAGCAGTAGCCACAATTTTATACACGCCGGGTACAGTGACTAAGTCGAGTACACACGTGCGTGATCGCATTGACTTGAAGCGCATCATGATTTTGGTGTGGATGATGACATTCCCAGCTATGTTCTGGGGAATGTACAACGTTGGTAACCAGGCCGCTATCGCATTGGCGGACGGCTATGCGTTATCTGACGCATGGCAGGTCGGCCTGTTCCACTTATTTGGTGGTGAGTTTGGCGCTGACGCTGGTTGGGGAACCAAAATGTGGTATGGCGCCTGCTGGTACCTGCCTATTTATGCGGTAACCTTTATTTTTGGTGGTTTCTGGGAAGTTCTGTTTGCGACCATTCGTAAGCACGAAGTTAACGAAGGTTTCTTCGTTACTTCAGTACTATTCTCATTAATTCTGCCAGCCACAACGCCGTTATGGCAGGTGGCTCTGGGTATCACCTTTGGTGTGGTTATCGGTAAGGAAATCTTCGGTGGTACCGGACGTAACTTCCTGAACCCAGCATTAACCGGTCGTGCATTTTTATACTTTGCCTACCCGGCAAGCATGTCAGGCGACTCTATATGGACAGCCGTAGACGGTTTCTCTGGTGCAACCAACTTGGGTGCTGCAGCGTTAGGTAATCTAAATTATGGTGACACGGCGCTTTGGTGGGATGCGTTCTTAGGCAACATTCAGGGCTCTGTCGGTGAAGTTTCAACACTGATGATTCTTATCGGTGGTTTAGCCCTTATTTACTTCCGCATTGCATCGTGGCGTATCGTTGCTGGTGTCTTTGTGGGTATGGTGTTGTTCTCAGGTTTGCTCAACCTTATTGGTAGTGATACCAACCCAATGTTCGCAATGCCTTGGTACTGGCACTTAGTATTGGGTGGTTTCGCCTTTGCAATGATGTTTATGGCAACCGATCCGGTGTCCGCGTCATTCACGAACAAAGGTAAATTCGCCTACGGTCTGTTAATTGGTTTCATGACGGTGATGATTCGTGTCATTAACCCGGCATTCCCGGAAGGTATTATGCTGGCTATCTTGTTCGCGAACGTTTTTGCACCGCTGTTTGACTACTTTGTAGCACAGGCAAACATTAAACGGAGGTTAGCACGCAATGTCTAA
- a CDS encoding Na(+)-translocating NADH-quinone reductase subunit A — translation MITIKKGLDIPIKGAPQQKLSDGKAVTTVATLGEEYVGMRPTMHVKVDDRVKKGQMIFEDKKNPGVKYTAPGAGVVKDILRGERRVLQAVVIELDGEEQVTFDKFESDKLSSLGREKVQEILVESGQWPALRTRPYSKAPALDAEATAIFVNAMDSNPLAGDPTAFIGEHKQAFIDGLKVLSNLTEGKLFVAKAGDAEVDTGDADVTLESFQGPHPAGLVGTHIHFLQPASLQRPVWHIGYQDVIAYGKLFTTGEIFTDRMVALGGEGVKEPRLLRTRMGANLHELTDGELAGDNQRIISGSVLHGHTADEAHAWLGRFHNQVSVIPEGDHKEFLGWIRPGSDLHSVTRAYAGHFNPKKLFSMTTSMNGSSRSMVPIGNYERIMPLDILPTLLLRDLLSGDTDEGQQLGCLELDEEDLALCTYVCPGKYEYGPVLRDCLTKIEKEG, via the coding sequence ATGATTACGATCAAAAAAGGGCTGGACATCCCTATCAAAGGGGCGCCCCAGCAAAAGTTATCCGACGGTAAGGCCGTAACAACGGTTGCTACCCTAGGTGAAGAATACGTGGGTATGCGCCCAACCATGCACGTGAAAGTCGATGACCGTGTTAAAAAAGGTCAAATGATTTTCGAGGATAAGAAAAACCCTGGTGTCAAATACACTGCTCCCGGAGCTGGTGTAGTTAAAGACATTCTGCGTGGTGAGCGTCGTGTTTTACAAGCAGTAGTTATCGAACTGGATGGTGAAGAGCAAGTCACCTTTGATAAGTTCGAAAGCGATAAACTGAGCTCGCTCGGTCGTGAAAAAGTGCAGGAGATACTGGTCGAATCGGGCCAATGGCCAGCGCTGCGTACACGTCCTTACAGCAAGGCCCCGGCTTTGGATGCAGAGGCTACTGCCATCTTCGTTAATGCAATGGACTCGAATCCATTGGCTGGCGACCCGACGGCTTTTATTGGTGAACACAAACAAGCATTTATCGATGGTTTGAAAGTGTTATCAAACCTGACAGAAGGCAAACTGTTTGTAGCGAAAGCTGGTGATGCTGAAGTTGATACTGGCGATGCTGATGTGACTCTGGAGTCTTTCCAGGGACCACACCCGGCAGGCTTAGTGGGTACTCATATTCACTTCTTACAGCCTGCAAGCTTGCAGCGTCCCGTTTGGCACATTGGTTATCAGGACGTTATTGCTTACGGTAAATTGTTCACTACCGGTGAAATCTTTACTGATCGCATGGTCGCATTAGGCGGTGAAGGTGTTAAAGAACCTCGCTTATTGCGCACTCGTATGGGCGCTAATTTGCACGAACTGACCGATGGCGAATTAGCTGGCGACAACCAGCGCATTATTTCTGGATCTGTTCTGCATGGTCATACAGCCGATGAAGCTCATGCGTGGTTAGGTCGTTTTCATAACCAAGTGAGCGTTATTCCTGAAGGTGATCACAAAGAGTTTCTTGGTTGGATACGCCCGGGCTCAGATTTGCACTCGGTTACTCGAGCTTACGCGGGGCATTTTAATCCGAAGAAATTATTCAGCATGACAACCTCAATGAATGGTTCGTCACGTTCAATGGTGCCAATTGGTAACTACGAACGCATTATGCCTTTGGATATTTTGCCAACCTTATTACTGCGCGACTTATTGTCTGGTGACACAGATGAAGGTCAACAACTGGGCTGCTTAGAGTTAGACGAAGAAGATCTGGCACTGTGCACCTACGTTTGCCCCGGTAAATACGAGTATGGACCGGTGTTGCGTGATTGTCTCACTAAGATTGAGAAAGAAGGCTAA